The sequence gaaattagataagctcccacggcacaccagattggATCTCAAGACACACTAGTGTGGTTGAAAAAACTGGCATAGACGACATATTTTaggattaaaaaatatttttctattttctatttgtttatttttttcttaattattattcattatctggttatattattttatttattattattatttgtatcgtatgtttttattgaataatttGTTGAAATTATTATTACTTTGGTTTGATTTGTtattggtgtgtgaatgtgagtgtgaatgttgtctgtctatctgtgttggccctgcgatgaggtggcgacttgtccagggtgtaccccgccttccgcccgattgtagctgagataggcgccagcgccccccgcgaccccgaaagggaataagcggtagaaaatggatggatggatggatttgttattggttttttttgctgtttttctcttttttgggtggcatcgttgggatataaacaaaaaaatgtttgggacatttagggcagaaaatagatgtgtgatgtatgcaaatatgatgtaatggatcggaatatctgatgctggatgtcaataaaaatttaataataaaaaaaagacaaatcagcAGTTAAGGGTGCTTAAAAAAACACAGATCACTGCTCCTACCCTATcttaaaaagtatatattttttttttctcacaaccAAAATTTTCCCATTGATTTGATTTTAGCTGCCACGTTAATCCTGACATAAAGTAATACAATCCCTAATACTTCATATTGCTGCTTCAGTATATCTTGGAATAAAAAAGATGAAAAACGTACGGATGTTCTTTGCATAATGGCCCTAAATTAAGCATTCGTAAGCATAATAAaggttaatccatccatccattttctaccgcttatccccttttggggtcacggggggcgttggcgcctatctcagctgcaatcgggcggaaggcagggtacaccctggacaagtcgccacctcatcgcagggccaacacagatagacagacaacattcacactcacattcacacactagggccaatttagtgttgccaatcaacctatccccaggtgcatgtctttggaagtgggaggaagccggagtacccggagggaacccacgcattcacggggagaacatgcaaactccacacagaaagatcccgagcctggatttgaacccaggactgcaggaccttcgtattgtgaggcagacgcactaacccctctgccaccgtgaagccctaataaaGGTTAAATGAACTAAAAATGTCAATAGTATGGTTGTATTGGCCACTAAATCAGGCCAAAGCAATGAGAGTGACTTAAGTATCGTGGCCACCTTTTGGCTCATCCTTCGGCAGCGTTACTACAAAacaaaaaaccagtgaagttggcacgttgtgtaaatcgtaaatacaaacagaatgcaatgatttgcaaatcattttcaacttatattcatttgaatggactgcaaagacaagatactaattgttcaaactgagaaacatattttttttgcaaataatcattaacttagaatttaatggcagcaacacattgcaaaaaagttggcacagggacatttttaccactgtgttacatggccttttcttttaacaagactcagtaaatgtttggaaccatttttttaagctttttaggtggaattcttacccattgttttttgatgtacagcttaagttgttcatcattgcttcataatgcgccaaacattttcaattggagacaggtctggactacgtgtaggccagtctaatacccgcattcttttactacgaagccacgctgttgtaccacgtgctttggcattgtcttgctgaaataagcaggggcgtccatgaaacctgtatgtacttttcagcattaatggtgccttcacagatgtgtaagttacccatgccttggacactaatacacccccatattaTCCAAGATCCTGGCGCCTATAgcagtccgaatggttcttttcctctttggttcggaggacacgatgtccacagtttccaaaaacaatttgaaatgtgtactcgccagaccacagaacactttttcactttgcatcaatccatcttagatgagatcgggcccagcaaagccggtggcgtttctgggtgttgttgataaatgctttCGCGTTGCATAGTTTAACACATACTGTTAAAgattagcgacaaactgtagttacggacagtggttttctgaagtgttcctgagcccacgtggtgatatcctttacacactgatgtcggtttttgatgcagtactgcctgaggattcgaaggtcacaggcattgccgcttacgtgcagtgatttctccagattctctgaaccttttgatgatattacggacccgagatgataaaatccttaaattctttgcaatagctcgttaagaaatgttctccttaaactgttggacaatttgttcacgcatttgttcacaaagtggtgaccatcgccccatccttgtttgtgaatgactgagcatttcttggaagctgcttttatacccaatcatggcgcccacctgttcccaattagcctgttcactattgggatgttccaaataagtgtttgatgagcattcttcaactttctcagtctttttgccacttatgccagatttttttaaacatattgcaggaatcaaattccaaatgagctaatattggcaaaaaaaaattaaaaataccagttggaccattaaaggcctactgaaacccactactacccaccacgcagtctgatagtttatatatcaatgatgaaatattaacattgcaacacatgccaatacggcctttttagtttactaaattgtagttttaaatttcccgcaagtttcttgttgaaaacgtggcggaaagatgatgcgtgcgcgtgacgtcacgaactgtcaggaaatattagcgcagcaccgaacacggctaaaagtcgtctgtgttcatcgcgtaattacacagtattctggacatctgtgttgctgaatcttttgcaatttgttcatttaataatggagactataaagaacaatgctgttggtggaaagcggtggattgcagctgtctttagcaccgagacacagccggtgtttctttgtttgttgtgaaagcagagcggtcaagcgaacatgttttctctacgtcaaccagcatgtttttggatgggaaaattgtgatatatatcttaccggaaacatcattggattatttgtcgtcctgcagcagctgtcaaaaaaggcagctgtgagcttggctcctcggcttctctctgagacactgcgtgttcaccgcagccatccgaacttgaggtatgtctttgcaattgttacgccggttcggcattgtgatgccgggttcgattccctcgaggatgcgtcaagtgaacacagcaaaggtaagatatacacaatttatttaaataacaaaaagagctatataacaaaaatgctggagctagtagaataaaacaaacaaaggacgctagcataaaagctaggatatacaaaaattagaactaaactggcacataggcacattaaagagtaaaacaaaacatatagcatgagagctggaataaacaaatggctgagcgtgaaaagctagcgagaatatacatacgatgacaagagtgcaggcgtaactcgttgcgtgaaagcaaattatgaacccaggctgaacaaacaaaagaggacggcttataaaatgacggtgattatctgtagcaggtgtgcggggcgtgagcagcaggtgaactgatgagtaaccatggtaatgactaaacaggaagtatgagggtagaacgacggagtgaataaaaatgcaacaaactataatatgggaagatcggagtacggatcttaacagcaATCTTTAcaagctcactaaaacactattagaacaataatcagataagggatcttccagaattatcctagtaaaggtgtctaattacatctgaaatgctcacactgccgtcgcccggagcttttttttttttttttttctagtccttcactatcaatatcctaattcacaaatctttcatcctcgctcgaattaatggggaaattgttgctttctcggtccgaattgctcccaATATTAACGATGTGAATATGAGTGGAGCCCTGCGACTCGTGACGTCagacgcacatacttccggtacaggcaaggcttttttattagcaaccaaaagttgcgaacgttatcgtcgatgttctctactaaatcctgtcagcaaaaatatggcaatatggcgaaatgatcaagtatgacacatagaatggacctgttattgccgtttaaataggaaaatctcatttccgtaggcctttaatatatcttgtctttgcagtctattcaattgaatattggttgaaaaggatttgcaaatcattgtattctgtttttatataccatttacacaaagtacCAACTTCAGTTGTTTTGGGTTTAGTATGTTGGATTAAAGGAGGGTAAATGTGACCATAGGGTGATTGTTCATGTTTAAAAGGGTCTCATAAGGTTTAAATTGTATTGTAAAAAGTTTGTAGAGGGTTTTATAATGCGGTTTTGATTAATTAATAATTCCTACTTTGTGAAGATTTCCAATAAATGAGGGATTCGTATCGGCCTTCTTTTATTTCTACATGATTTTGACCAAGGGCCACCTTTTTCTCATCTACAGCATGCCacaaaatgtatgtttgtgtgttttaccTTTCTTTAGATTTATAAATGAAGTGTATCATTTGCAAACATACTGACCtttaaaagtatttaaaaaatacaaatagaaaaaaaaaatcaagtataaAATGTCTTTtcccatgtgtatttttggaaactTATTTACCGTAGTTTAAAGggtcaaaaaaataaacataaaatacgaattgaaaaaatattgaagtgcaaaaaccaaattaatttttgttttgaatCATAAACTGGAGGACAAATAATGTATGCATGttctccttttttttaaatgtatacatttaGTTTAACAAACAAACTGaccttttaaaggtttttaaaaaaaatacaaaaaaaaaaaaaaatcaagtacaAATGTCTTTGCGTGTTTTtcccatgtgtatttttggaaacgTATTTACCGTAGTTTAAAGggtcaaaaaaataaacataaaatacgaattgaaaaaatattgaagtgcaaaaaccaaataaatttttgttttaaatcatAAACTGGAGGACAAATAATGTATGCATGTtctcctttttttaaatgtatacatttaGTTTAACAAACAAACTGACCTTttaaaggttttaaaaaaatatacaaataaaaaaaaaatcaagtacaAATGTCTTTGcttgtgtatttttttgttcttATTCATTTATAAATTAAGTGTATTTTTGCAACCTTTCTTTTAAAGgggttgaaaaaaatataaatacttttttatgtatgcatttatggatttttttcccccagtaTATTTTTCATCGGCCtttaaagtgttgaaaaaaaattatattgaaggcaaatgtattttttaaacaactGACTTTTGACTTAAAagggaaaaaacatttaatacagACTGATACTTTTACAGCGTTTTTTATGAATTGCTTTTATGAATGGGTTTTTATTCTCCTCCCAGGGTGTGTCCACCATGCAAACAAGAAAAGCATGATGGGGAACTCTCATCCCGAAGGCTAGCGGAGTCTTATGAAGACACCTCGTGAGTAAGTATTGAAACATTTGGAGTCACGTATCGGGTCTCCAGCTGACTAAAGGTAACGTGTGAAAAGATTAGACGGCGAGAAAAAGATCGGTAAAGCTCCTTAAGACATGGGCTGTGGCGGGAGCAGGACCGACGCTCTGGAGCCTCGATACCTGGAGAGCTGGACCAAAGAGACGGAGTCCACGTGGCTGACCAGCACTGACACCGACATCCCGCTGTCGTCCATCCAGAGCATCCCGTCGGAGAACTCTGAGGCCTGCTTCGCCTCTGAGAAGACCATCAGCCCAGGTAAGATCTTTGGTGTCCTTAACTGGGAAACACATACTAGAAGGTGTTAGGAGATGCTGTCCTAAACTATTATGTCCTATGTAACTTCTTTTTTGGTAATGTTTTGTATCAGGGAGTAGTTAATACAGcagggatcaatcaatcaatcaatgtttacttatatagccctaaatcactagtgtctcaaagggctgcacaaaccactacgacatcctcggtaggcccacataagggcaaggaaaactcacacccagtgggacgtcggtgacaatgatgactatgagaaccttggagaggaggaaagcaatggatgtcgagcgggtctaacatgatactgtgagagttcaatccataatggatccaacacagtcgcgagagtccagtccaaagcggatccaacccagcagcgagagacccgttcacagcggagccagcaggaaaccatcccaagcggaggcggatcagcagcgcagagatgtccccagccgatacacaggcgagcagtacatggccaccggatcggaccggaccccctccacaagggagagtgggacatagaagaaaaagaaaagaaacggcagatcaactggtctaaaaagggagtctatttaaaagctagagtatacaaatgagttttatggtgagacttaaatgcttctactgaggtggcatctcgaactgttaccgggagggcattccagagtactggagcccgaaatgaaaaagctctatagcccgcagactttttttgggctttgggaatcactaataagccggagtcttttgaacgcagatttcttgccgggacatatggtacaatacaatcggcaagataggatggagctagaccgtgtagtattctatacgtaagtagtaaaaccttaaagtcacatcttaagtgcacaggaagccagtgcaggtgagccagtacaggcgtaatgtgatcaaactttcttgttcttgtcaaaagtctagcagccgcattttgtaccaactgtaatcttttaatattATACCATGAATTTCTTtaagtggaccccaacttaaacaagttgaaaaatttattggggtgttaccatttagtggtcaattgtacggaatatgtactgtactgtgcaatctactaataaaagtttccatcaatcaatcaatcaattcaactATGTTGTTTTCGGGGCCACAattttacaaaaccccaaaccagtgaagttagcacgttgtgtaaatgctaaataaaaacagaatacaatgatttgtaaatccttttcaacttgtattctattgaatagactgcaaagacaagatatttattgttcaaactgagaaacactTTTAGTTAGAATTGAGtggcaacaacacattgcaaaaaagttggcacagggccaTTTTTTACAactggcttttccttttaacaacactcagtaaacgtttgggaaccgaggagaccaatttttgaagcttttcaggtggaattatttcccattcttgcttgatgtacagcttaagatgttcaacagtccggggtctccgttgtggtattttaggcttcataatgccccacgcattttcaatgggagacaggtctggactatggacaggccggtctagtacacacattcttttactatgaaaccacgctgttataacatgtggcttggtcttgctgaaataagcaggggcgtccatgaaaaagacgttgcttggatggcaacatatgttgctccaaaacctgtatgtacctttcagcattaatggtgcctttacagatgtataagttaccaatgccttgggcactaatgcacccccataccacagtgacgtgctgtcaggggaggcaaatgaggcagtgcctcaccttccACCAAGTGGCTTAACCataagatgttccaaaacgaagtaataaaaaaactaagttttaatatttctcttttggtttatgctttctttATGATTTTGGTgaggttcctgtatattttgatcaatttcatggtcaaaatcgcggaaattccatgtttcccgACCCAtgttacagcatttttctccaaATCGGAGCggtatgtggggcggtatagctcggttggtagaatgaccgtgccagcaacttgagggttgcaggttcgattcccgcttccgccatcctagtcactgccgttgtgtccttgggcaagacactttacccacctgctcccagtgccacccacgctggtttgaatgtaacttagatattgggtttcactatgtaaagcgctttgagtcactagagaaaagcgctatataaatataattcaattcacttcaattaaaaaaactgtacttttttttttttactgtaattaacTGTGGTGCCactttggcatttacagtaatacactgaaaaattgATTtgaggttaaaaaaatatataaaatgaaagaaaactggcagctcaggtgccccAAAAATTTCGgtaaaattacaaaaatgtttatttatttgtttatttataggcttcacggtggaagaggggttagtgcgtctgcctcacaatacgaagttcctgcagtcctgggttcaaatccaggctcgggatctttctgtgtggagtttgcatgttctccccgtgaatgcgtgggttccctccgggtactccggcttcctcccacttccaaagacatgcacctggggataggttgattggcaacactaaaaattggccctagtgtgtgaatgtgagtgtgaatgttgtctgtctatctgtgttggccctgcgatgaagtggcgacttgtccagggtgtaccccgccttccgcccgattgtagctgagattggcgccaccccaaaaagggaataagcggtaggaaatggatggatggatgtttatttataataaaaaaacaaatgtagatTTTAcactaaaattctggcaactgagttgcCTTCTttcaccataaaaacagcagtacttttttctatttacagtaaaatacactaCATTTTAAGGTGAAATGATTGCAACGTcccatatatttttgaaattttagttaaaaaaaaaatctaccaataaaatgcattaaaaaaattgtgtagtaatagtattcactgtggccctgcgatgaggtggcgacttgtccagggtgtaccccgccttccgcccgattgtagctgagataggcgccagcgccccccgcgaccccgaaaagggaataagcggtaggaaatggatggatggatgtttatttataatttttaaaaaaaatctagattttacactaaaattctggcaactgagttgcCTTCTttcaccataaaaacagcagtacttttttccatttacagtaaaatacactaCATTTTAAGGTAAAATGATTGCAACGTcccatatatttttgaaattttagttaaaaaaaaaatctaccaataaaatgcataaaaaaattgtgtagtaatagtattcactgtggccctgcgatgaggcggcgacttatccagggtgtaccccgccttccgcccgattgtagctgagataggcgccagcgccccccgcgaccccgaaaagggaataagcggtagacaatggatggatggatggatagtattcactgttagaagtaaacataactgcgatgtggccctcaatgaaaaccacctTGACACCTCTGTACTAAACTCATCCAAGCGAGCACCTTCTGCAAGGACCAGAATAGGGCCTTCCCTGAATTCTCCAAGATGTCGTCTGTTCGGCCATGTCTCTGTCCTGCATTGTGTGGGCGCTTGCTTTGAAGCTCTAAGGAGATGAATGACTAAACACGGCATAATAGGCTGCTACATCAAAAAGTAGGATCTGGCTCTCATGGCAACACATGATCAGTCTTTCGTGTAATCAGGCAGCGTCCTACATACTGGAATAATAACACTTTCCTCACAGTTCCAGAGTTTTTCGAAGATGGCCTGCCGCCTCCCGCACAGGCGTACCTTAAAGTCTGCTCGGCCGCGTCGGAGGCCAGCCTCAGCGACGTGAAGCCCGGAAGCCCTTCCAAGATGCTGGCCTCTCCGGCCCAGGAGGCGGTGCTGGCATCCCCCGGGACCACGGTGCAACGCAGAGGTGTCATGCACACTGAAGAGATTGTAAGTGCTGACACAAAACATAACTCGGTTTTTGTACgccccacatccatccatccattttctaccgcttattcccttttgggatcgcggggggcgctggcgcctatctcagctacaatcgggcggaaggcggggtacaccctggacaagtcgccacctcatcgcagggccaacacagatagacagacaacattcacactcacattcacacactagggccaatttagtgttgccaatcaacctatccccaggtgcatgtttttggaagtgggaggaagccggagtacccggagagaacccacgcattcacggggagaacatgcaaactccacacagcccCACATTTCAATGAAAATGTttgccaacattttatatacGGTCAAACATTGTGAGCAGCACGCAAGTCTTTTTAAGCCACATATTTGAAGCTCAGCCGTGTTGGTACGTGGCGGTAAAACAAAAAGGTGGTACTTGCAAAAGCCCAGTATTTTTAAGTTGGTACTGCACAGTCAGGGGTGGGTATTGTTCACATTTAAACCCATACGGTACCAATTTTACaagtataaaggtatatatatatatatatacaaaccccgtttccatatgagttgggaaattgtgttagatgtaaatataaacggaatacaatgatttgcaaatccttttcaacccatattcagttgaatgcactacaaagacaacatatttgacgttcaaactcataaactttattttttttttgcaaataataattaacttagaatttcatggctgcaacacaggccaaagtagttgggaaagggcatgttcaccactgtgttacatcaccttttcttttaacaacactcaataaacgtttgagaactgaggaaactaattgttgaagctttgaaagtggaattttttcccattcttgtttaatgtagagctttagtcgttcaactgctgtcgtattttacgcttcataatgcgccacacatttttgatgggagacaggtctggactgcaggcaggccaggaaagtacccgcactcttttactacgaaaccacgctgttgtaacacgtggcttggcattgtcttgctgaaataagcaggggcgtccatgataacgttgcttgcatgacaacatatgttgctccaaaacctgtatggaccattcagcattaatggtgcattcacagatgtgtaagttacccatgccttgggcactaatgcacagatcctggcttttgaacttcgcgcctataacaatccggatggttattttcctctttgttccggaggacaccacgtccacggtttccaaatataatttgaaatgtggactcgtcagaccacagaacacctttccactttgcatcagtccatcttagatgagctcgggcccagcgaagccagcggcgttccttggtgttgataaatgagttttgctttccatagcagagttttaacttgctcctacagatgtaacaaccaactATCGTTAttgacagtgtttttatgaagtgttcctgaccccatgtggtgatatcctttacacactgatgtctgtttttgatgtagtaccgcctgagggatcaacggtccataatatcatcgcttacgtgcagtgatttctccagatttgtcaggcttgcccctgacagtttgtctatgttttagtttttcctctgcatttgtctgtttcctgtgtttagtatttcctgtcttttagttcctgtcaagtgctcttaatttgccagcttcctgtcttgttccctgagtgctgtgttcctcctcagtgtgttttgtatttcctgtctagtgcttttattttgacagcttcctgtcttgttccctgagtgctgtgttccccttcagctgcggctgactggcatatggccacacctgttgccaatcagccggctcctatttgtacctcctttgtcttgtgtcagtggctggatcattgtattgtcttgtcgatgtcacgtctagtcgctcttgtgatgtgttatcactcctgtcgtgtcgtaccgtgtctttgcagcgtagcggtaagctatattcagttgatgtttgtagcttactgtattttgttccctgcttccgtttt comes from Nerophis ophidion isolate RoL-2023_Sa linkage group LG24, RoL_Noph_v1.0, whole genome shotgun sequence and encodes:
- the baalcb gene encoding brain and acute leukemia cytoplasmic protein — translated: MGCGGSRTDALEPRYLESWTKETESTWLTSTDTDIPLSSIQSIPSENSEACFASEKTISPVPEFFEDGLPPPAQAYLKVCSAASEASLSDVKPGSPSKMLASPAQEAVLASPGTTVQRRGVMHTEEITKWQDNRMSTKQVTIMVTQSIHQVDKNGKVKKSLTTYEVMKPASETVKQVATLNT